From a region of the Suncus etruscus isolate mSunEtr1 chromosome 11, mSunEtr1.pri.cur, whole genome shotgun sequence genome:
- the DDN gene encoding dendrin, giving the protein MLEGQLYSEGLDSPRELQDGESGSCLWVQKSKLLVIQVKTVSCHYSRRGAPPRQPMDFQTSPWAPRPQSRTCGPRPGSPEPPPPPRRPWASRVLQEATNWRAGPPAEARAREQEKRKAASHEREAKETERKRRKAGGARRSPPGRPRPEPQSAPRPAPAPSWRERPVRPAAQPAGQAGPAWAGPWGGRRPGPPSYEAHLLLRGAAAPTPRLRWDRPPPYVAPPSYEGPHRTLGARRGPEPEPEPEPKPAPAGSARAGGCAGKRLDPRIYRDVLGAWGLRPGRGLLGGAPGYAPARPPRLHSDRDASEKSPGLPAAGPSGGRDGPHRPARAAGHPTSEPAPATPPRRPRPAPRSRPHLGGSGSGAGPESGEPSRPRRGWIPSPRRPPPRHSQTLPRPWAPGGTGRREPPGQGDGAGPETLVGAPWARRPHTFPRGARGPAGRDGVFVIDATRVVIRSQYVATPGAPQGPLLPAGGRGAPDAEGGPQTQLHHPLPAETSREPRPSDRLAPQPDGERGVEAEGGGTPGDPSLEEPAARILGLRAGEGSPKDAAPTPPGSPERSASGPAAAGTAGSAEGNVPAAIPRLASRGWPRTPGPYAGALREAVSRIRRHTAPDSDSDEAAGLSLQSDSSEESDAEASGASWRNERPLPRAGLSAPARKGGKTD; this is encoded by the exons atGCTGGAAGGTCAGCTCTACTCGGAGGGGCTGGACAGCCCCAGGGAGCTGCAGGATGGGGAGTCTGGCAGCTGCCTCTGGGTGCAGAAATCCAAGCTGCTGGTGATCCAAGTGAAGACCGTTTCCTGTCATTACAGTCGCCGGGGCGCGCCTCCTCGACAGCCCATGGACTTCCAGACCAGCCCCTGGGCCCCGAGGCCCCAGAGCCGAAC GTGCGGGCCGCGTCCGGGATCCcccgagccgccgccgccgccccgccgGCCCTGGGCGTCCAGGGTGCTGCAGGAGGCGACCAACTGGCGGGCGGGGCCCCCGGCCGAGGCTCGAGCGCGGGAGCAGGAGAAAAGGAAGGCGGCGTCGCACGAGCGGGAGGCCAAGGAGACCGAGAGGAAGCGGCGCAAGGCCGGAGGGGCCCGAAGGAGCCCCCCCGGCCGGCCGCGCCCGGAGCCCCAGAGCGCGCCCAGGCCGGCCCCGGCCCCGTCGTGGCGGGAGCGGCCGGTGCGGCCAGCCGCGCAGCCGGCCGGCCAGGCGGGGCCGGCGTGGGCGGGGCCCTGGGGCGGCCGGCGGCCGGGGCCCCCCAGCTACGAGGCGCACCTGCTGCTGCGGGGCGCGGCCGCCCCGACCCCGCGCCTCCGCTGGGACCGCCCGCCGCCGTACGTGGCGCCCCCGTCCTACGAAGGCCCGCACCGGACCCTGGGCGCCCGGCGCGGCcccgagcccgagcccgagcccgagcccAAGCCCGCGCCGGCCGGGAGCGCGCGCGCGGGCGGGTGCGCCGGGAAGAGGCTGGACCCCCGCATCTACCGCGACGTGCTGGGCGCCTGGGGGCTCCGGCCCGGGCGCGGCCTGCTGGGGGGCGCCCCCGGCTACGCACCGGCGAGGCCGCCGCGGCTCCACTCGGACCGGGACGCCTCGGAGAAGAGCCCGGGGCTGCCGGCGGCCGGCCCGAGCGGCGGTCGCGACGGTCCCCACCGGCCGGCCCGAGCCGCGGGGCACCCCACGTCGGAGCCGGCGCCCGCCACGCCCCCCCGACGCCCGCGCCCCGCTCCGCGCTCGCGGCCCCACCTGGGCGGCTCCGGCTCGGGGGCGGGCCCAGAAAGCGGCGAGCCCAGCCGGCCGCGCCGGGGCTGGATTCCGTCCCCCCGAAGGCCGCCGCCTCGGCACAGCCAGACGCTGCCCAGGCCCTGGGCCCCCGGCGGCACGGGGCGGCGAGAGCCCCCGGGACAGGGAGACGGCGCCGGCCCCGAGACTCTGGTGGGCGCCCCGTGGGCCCGCCGGCCCCACACCTTCCCCCGAGGGGCTCGGGGCCCCGCCGGCCGCGACGGCGTCTTCGTGATCGACGCCACGCGCGTGGTGATCCGCTCGCAGTACGTGGCCACCCCGGGAGCGCCGCAGGGGCCGCTGTTACCTGCGGGGGGCCGGGGCGCCCCCGACGCGGAGGGCGGCCCGCAGACCCAACTCCATCACCCCTTGCCTGCCGAGACCAGTCGAGAGCCGCGGCCGAGCGACCGCCTGGCCCCCCAGCCCGACGGCGAGCGCGGGGTCGAAGCGGAGGGCggcgggacgccgggggaccccTCGTTAGAAGAGCCTGCCGCCCGGATCTTGGGGCTCCGGGCCGGCGAAGGAAGCCCGAAGGATGCCGCTCCCACGCCGCCGGGCAGCCCGGAGCGCTCGGCGTCAGGCCCGGCGGCCGCGGGGACTGCGGGGAGCGCCGAGGGGAACGTGCCGGCGGCCATCCCGCGCCTGGCTAGCCGGGGCTGGCCGCGGACCCCGGGGCCCTACGCTGGGGCCCTGCGGGAAGCCGTGTCCCGCATCCGCCGCCACACCGCGCCGGACTCGGACTCGGACGAAGCTGCGGGGCTCAGCCTGCAAAGCGACTCTTCGGAGGAAAGCGACGCCGAAGCCTCCGGCGCCTCCTGGCGGAATGAGCGGCCGCTGCCGAGGGCTGGACTCTCGGCCCCAGCCCGGAAAGGCGGCAAGACTGACTGA